TTTTAGAACGCCCTGGCCAAACCAGTTGGAAGATGAAATCAGAGAAAAAATCGACCAAACCAAACAAACCGCCAGCACTTTTGACGAATTTAAAGAACAACTAGAAAAAAGTGGTGTACAGGTGATTGAACGAGGAAAAACCGTTACGTATCAGCATATCAATGAAAATAAAAAAGTCCGCGCCAAAAAATTAGGCGAAGACTACGAAAAGGAGACCCTTATCCATGGCTTTGAAAGACACCTTGAACCAACAGAAAACAGAAATGAACCTTCAACCACCGAATCAAGAGCAGTTGACGCAGGATATCCAGCACTTGATCCAAGTATTGACCGAGATCCGGAACTACAGCGGAGCGACGCTGCAACAGAAAAGCTTGGAAAAAGCCAATCTGGAGAACAATTTACAGGAGATTCAAGACGTGACCCATTCAGTCCTGAACAGCTTCAACAGCACCTTGAAAAACTTAGAAACCACACAGACCAACTTCAACGAGACAGCTCAAAAGCAGTCCGAAGAGTCCTTGACCCAATTGAAAAAGATCTTAAGCAACCTCTTAACGAAAAACAAAACCGAGATCGAGAAGATCCAGCACGAAATGAACCAGAACAACCAACAATTAAGCGAGATCAACCAAACCATACCGAGACCATGGACCAAGTCTTTAAACAGTTGAACGCTGAAATCAAGCGAACAAACCAAAAATTAACCGCTAGAACGGTGTTAACCAATTTATATGCCAGTGTTCCAACAGGAATTGTAGTGGTCGCTTTAATGTGGTACTGAATCATTTTAATTTTGGTGATTTTTTAGAGAATTGCTTTAAATACCTTCTATAAGCGAAGTAAAGCTCCGTTTAAGACATTTAATTATTCTTTCTTTGTATTTATACGTTTTTTGAACAGAATGGTAATAAAGGCTGTTTTTTTGAGCTTTAAGATACACAATGGTTCTATCCGTCGAGCGATAGTCGAGATACAAATCCTTGCAGACGGGGTTGATCTTTTTAAATTATCTTCATCTTGCATAGCAAGATTTCATTTATGTTATTTTAATCTGTACAGTACTATTCTTTGTTAGGTTAATTATAACGAACTTATTATATTTATCTTTAATACTTTGTCTTTTGAACCTTTTGGGATTAAAAAAAAGCTTTGATAGCAGTGCTTACAGCGATTAAACAACGAGGGAAAACTGTGCATTAAACGAGGAAAAACTGTGCATTAAACGAGGAAAAACTGTGCATTAAACGAAAAAGTTTATTTTATTCGTCTTTTAGTGTATTATAAAAAAATATATATAATTTTACTATTTAAATTAAGTTTTTCTCTTAAAAAGCCAGGAGGATTGTTTTATGCAAAATTCGAATCATGATATGTCTCATAGAGTGATACATATGGAAGATTTATATCGTCAAAAAACAGTAGAACATAATGACTTAGTGACTAGTGTAGCTAAAATGGATAAAGTTCCTTTAAAGTTTTTTGAGTTAGCAGTATCTTGCTTGGATACTGAGAATACTCCTAAAAATAATACAGTTTTTTTATCGAAAAAAACTCTCTTTTCTTTTTTTAAAGCAGAAGATAACGATAAACATGCTCGGTTCAAAAAGGCTTTAACTACATTACATAGACAGTCTATTTTTGAGGTTCGAGAAGTAAATGCAAAAGGTAAATTAAACTTTAAAATTATATCTCCTATATCCAGTAGCGAATGGAACGATTATGATGATATTGTAGCAATTAAATTTACAGAAGATATTATGCCCTATTTGATTGATTTAAAACGCAATTTCACCCAATATTTGATTACTGATCTTATGGAGTTAAATAGCAAATATAGTATCATTCTATATAAATGGTTTTCTATGAATTACAATCAATATGAAACTTATAAAGACACAATGAAACGTACTAAAAATCAGATTATTCAAATGAAAAATCCTTACATTGAAATTCAAGAATTACGTCGAATGACAAATACAGTGAGTGAATATGAAAGGATATTTGATTTTGAAAAAAATATATTGAAATTAGCTTTAGGGGAAGTAAATAAATACACACATTTTACTGTCACTTATGAAAAAGTGAAAAAAGGACGTTCCATTGCTGGTATTCAGTTTTATATTGATAAAAAAACCGTAAAAAATTCTCTGCCCTACAAAGAGAATGATCTGGAGTATATAAAAGATAAAGCACAACAGGAACAAGAACAGCAAGATCTTTTTAATAAGGCTATACAGAATAAATATACGACGTTATTAGGAGAAAACTTGTTGATAGGATTTCGAGATATGCAGGATATTCCCAAAATGGCTAATCTACAAAAACAAGTTTATCCTCTTTATGACGATTTAAAAAAATTAAGAGGGGTGAATGGTGTTAAAGATCACATTAATTATGTAGCTACCCATAAAGATGGAGCAGAACCTCAAATGCAAAATATAGTTAAATATCTTAAACGCTCAATCGAGCAATATCTGAAAATAGTAAAAATTCAAAATATAGACTAAAAATAAAAAAAGTTGAAATTATTAACAAATAATTTCAACTTTTTTTATGCTATCATGTAAGATAGCATATAGATAGCGTGCAAGATAGCATAATTTTATTAGAAAGATATCAGAAAGCGGTGAATATTTTTGTCTAATAATCGTGTACAAATAATTGTAAGAACTACAACAGAAGAGAAGGAAAAGATAAAAGAAATAGCGAAATTAAAAAATAAGTCTATGAACCAATTAATTATAGATAGCGTAATTGATAGCGCTAATGATAGCGCTAAAGATAGCGAGAATGATACTGTTGAAGATCGCTCTGTTATTGCGATTTTCAACAGTCAATTAGAAAATAAGGACAAGCAAATTGATAAACTACAAAATCTACTTGATCAGCAGCAACAATTATCGCTTCAATCAAATAAACAAATGGAACAATTGCAGCTGCAATTATCTAATGAAACCGCAGAAGATTTAACTCGCTCAGTTAGTAATCAATTAGTTAATGATGAAGACGTTCGTGAAACAACTGAAAAGAAAGGTTTTTTTAGTAAGATTTTCAAAAAGTAAATCTATTAGTTAGAGAGACTGTATAAAACAATAGAAAAGGAGATAGATTAAAATGAACAGGCATGATTTTGTTCGGTTGATTGCTGCAAACGAGGATGTAACCATTGATGACGCAACGGAAATGGTTAATAGTGTCTTAAAGGGAATAGAAGACGCTTTAAAGAAAGAACAATCTCTTAGGTTTATCGGTTTTGGTAAGTTTGATATTGTTCAGCGCTCTGCCAGAAAAGGAAGAAACCCAAAAACTGGAGAGGAAATACTTATTCCTGCCAAACGAAGAATAATTTTTAAACCTGGAAAACAGTTGGAAGAAAATGTGTTAGGCTATTCTAAACCAAATAAAAAATCAAAGAAATAAGCCTTTCAATATTTTGATTTAAGCTAGAATCCTAATCTAAAGTTCAACAAAGTCTCGCTAATTTCATCTTCATTGATTCCAATATAACGCTTTGTAATTTTTTCGCTGCTGTGACCGAAGATTTCCATGAGTGTGGCCACGTCTTTTGTTTTCTTGTAGTAATGATACCCAAACGTCTTCCGCAGCGTGTGCGTGCCGATATCGTCTCTTCCCAAGAGCTTAGCCACCTTCTGAAACATCTGGTAGACTGTGTTGACTTCTAAATGGCCGCCTTTGGTGCTCGGAAACAAATCATCCTCCGGATCCAAATCGTTTGTATACTCTTGGATCAAATCTTGCAGACTGCTTAAATACAAAATACGGGTTTTCCCAGTTTTTTGTTCTACGATTCGGGGGTTTTTAGACGAAAGAATGTCTTTTTTCTTCAATTTGACAATATCGGACATGCGCAAACCGCTGTTAATCCCGATCAAAAATAAAAAAACGTCGCGTTCGGCGTTTATATTGCGCCTCAAACAGAATAAAAAGTCGTTGATTTCTTGCTGGGTTCTTAAGGGTTGGACGTTATAACTCATTGAAATGATCTCTCCTCTCACAAAACAGATACCTGATTACAGTTAGTATACCACGAAATCATGTATTGAGGGGCGATATAAAAAAAGAACCCTATGGGGATAGGATTCTGGATACACGATTTTACGCAATTTCATGTATTAATTGATATATATAATTTTATATTGCTCATTATAAATATAAAAAAGGAGGCTTTTTTTTGAAAAATTGGGATTATGCTGAATTAAGCAAAGATGCTAGCAATCATGGCGGTCCAGAAAAATATGTAAATTACTTGATGAATATCTCTGAAAAAAAAGGCTTAGAAAAGGGGATTGCAGCTGGTGTAGCTATAACAACTTTAACGGGAATTGGAATTATTTATGGT
This sequence is a window from Carnobacterium mobile DSM 4848. Protein-coding genes within it:
- a CDS encoding tyrosine-type recombinase/integrase, with translation MSYNVQPLRTQQEINDFLFCLRRNINAERDVFLFLIGINSGLRMSDIVKLKKKDILSSKNPRIVEQKTGKTRILYLSSLQDLIQEYTNDLDPEDDLFPSTKGGHLEVNTVYQMFQKVAKLLGRDDIGTHTLRKTFGYHYYKKTKDVATLMEIFGHSSEKITKRYIGINEDEISETLLNFRLGF
- a CDS encoding HU family DNA-binding protein → MNRHDFVRLIAANEDVTIDDATEMVNSVLKGIEDALKKEQSLRFIGFGKFDIVQRSARKGRNPKTGEEILIPAKRRIIFKPGKQLEENVLGYSKPNKKSKK
- a CDS encoding DUF536 domain-containing protein yields the protein MSNNRVQIIVRTTTEEKEKIKEIAKLKNKSMNQLIIDSVIDSANDSAKDSENDTVEDRSVIAIFNSQLENKDKQIDKLQNLLDQQQQLSLQSNKQMEQLQLQLSNETAEDLTRSVSNQLVNDEDVRETTEKKGFFSKIFKK
- a CDS encoding RepB family plasmid replication initiator protein, coding for MQNSNHDMSHRVIHMEDLYRQKTVEHNDLVTSVAKMDKVPLKFFELAVSCLDTENTPKNNTVFLSKKTLFSFFKAEDNDKHARFKKALTTLHRQSIFEVREVNAKGKLNFKIISPISSSEWNDYDDIVAIKFTEDIMPYLIDLKRNFTQYLITDLMELNSKYSIILYKWFSMNYNQYETYKDTMKRTKNQIIQMKNPYIEIQELRRMTNTVSEYERIFDFEKNILKLALGEVNKYTHFTVTYEKVKKGRSIAGIQFYIDKKTVKNSLPYKENDLEYIKDKAQQEQEQQDLFNKAIQNKYTTLLGENLLIGFRDMQDIPKMANLQKQVYPLYDDLKKLRGVNGVKDHINYVATHKDGAEPQMQNIVKYLKRSIEQYLKIVKIQNID